Genomic window (Achromobacter sp. B7):
ACAGCAAAGTTATTTGACGCCCCTATTTTCGGGCTTTTCGGCCGCGTATTCGTAAGCGCCCCAAGCGCAATAGCGACAATCCGCAACCGTCCCCCGTCACAAGGCTCGGATCGTGCTGCGATGCGGGACTAGTGCTTCTGCTCTGGTAGGCCGAGATCTGAAATCGATTGAAATGAAGTGGAATGCGATGAAGTCACCGGGGGTCGTTACACCCGGTCACCATCCGCCGGGGGCGGCGTGGCGACATCGCTACAGCGTTTGGGTGCGCCGGTATTCCACGACCCAGACCCAGGGGTTGGCGGCCCAGGCATGCGAGCCATAGCGCTCACACCACATCAATGCAAATGCTGTTTGAAGAGGAACGCCGGGCAATAACGCCGACGCTTGGTAAATCGCTTCGGTGCCTTCGGCCCGGGCGTCGGCTTCGGTCAGGGTTTGCAGGCGTTGAATGCGCACGCCTACTACCAATGCGTGAGCAAACGGGTTGCCCGCTTCGTCGCTCAAGACGATGCTTTCACCGGATTTTCCAAAGGGGCATCTGACCCAGCTGGAAGTGCGGCGTAATTCGGTGGGGTTATCGCGATCAGGGCCCATTGCAACCCAGCGCCCGGCGTCGGCCGCGTCCGC
Coding sequences:
- a CDS encoding PmgT domain-containing protein produces the protein MKRQSLQFSEPHKQAVLAGTKVQSRRILKPQPTKLTTAWYADAADAGRWVAMGPDRDNPTELRRTSSWVRCPFGKSGESIVLSDEAGNPFAHALVVGVRIQRLQTLTEADARAEGTEAIYQASALLPGVPLQTAFALMWCERYGSHAWAANPWVWVVEYRRTQTL